A part of Candidatus Omnitrophota bacterium genomic DNA contains:
- a CDS encoding DUF167 domain-containing protein: MKISVRVKPNAKKDKVEKISEDEYVVFVKAKPRDGKANYAVREALADHFDIARSRVVLITGEKSKKKIFSIIS; this comes from the coding sequence GTGAAGATATCTGTCAGGGTTAAACCAAACGCTAAGAAAGATAAAGTAGAGAAGATCTCCGAAGATGAGTATGTAGTTTTTGTAAAGGCCAAACCCCGGGATGGAAAGGCCAACTACGCTGTACGTGAAGCGCTGGCAGATCATTTCGACATTGCAAGATCGCGCGTTGTCCTTATAACTGGAGAAAAATCCAAAAAGAAGATATTTAGCATTATAAGTTGA